One genomic region from Haloterrigena gelatinilytica encodes:
- a CDS encoding sensor histidine kinase, with amino-acid sequence MTDSGPPEGEREGDPKRSVVSRVARSVVPGVVRRSYALKLALALFVVVLLIAGIGVVSYVQIQGIIEADAEDTLRSTATVQSDAVGEWIDGIESQTRGIATSDVYGTRDREAIRDHLRDSRALAGEDVVGAHYVNPESDEIVASTDSDYEGESVATAVPAWSAPIERATADSGDGDPIASSDRAYERNGRLLMAFARPVRVGDGVLVVVADVRQGFEQLYRSETITTTRVLTADGREVAAPRQSRPAPLSDTSAFGAARDGETAIHDRDADVFAFAPVDGTDWIVVAEAPKAQLYQAGETVGRNVAFLIVTSLAALAVVGLVLGRGTVLPLIRLRERTRALEAGEFDVDLRTDREDEIGRLFASFAAMRDALRTQIRETEAARERAERSSRKLARQNERLDQFASTVSHDLRNPLNVADGYRDLLESKLADAESEDVDLEELREYATRIDESHERMETIIADVLALAREENTIDDTVSVDLESVAADAWANVDHEDATVSVVGSRTFEADRERLLRVFENLFRNSVEHGSTSSPSQAQENSVEHGSTDSRPQADDSVEHGSTSLPSHAQEDAVEHGSTSSPSQSGQTDVQQGDSSVSIEVGPTETGFYVADDGPGIPTDAVDDVFEYGATTAEDGTGFGLAIVESIVSAHDWTIAVDERYDDGAKFVVSDVGGE; translated from the coding sequence ATGACAGACTCGGGTCCACCGGAGGGGGAACGCGAGGGGGACCCGAAGCGATCGGTCGTCTCGCGAGTCGCGCGCTCGGTCGTGCCCGGCGTCGTCCGCCGCAGTTACGCGCTGAAACTCGCGCTCGCGCTCTTCGTCGTCGTCCTGCTGATCGCCGGCATCGGCGTGGTCAGTTACGTCCAGATTCAGGGGATCATCGAAGCGGACGCGGAGGATACCCTCCGATCGACCGCGACGGTCCAGTCGGACGCCGTCGGCGAGTGGATCGACGGGATCGAGAGCCAGACGCGCGGGATCGCGACGTCGGACGTCTACGGCACTCGAGACCGGGAGGCGATCCGGGACCACCTGCGGGACTCGCGGGCGCTGGCCGGCGAGGACGTCGTGGGCGCCCACTACGTGAATCCGGAGAGCGACGAGATCGTCGCGAGCACCGATTCGGACTACGAGGGAGAGTCGGTCGCGACGGCGGTCCCGGCCTGGAGCGCTCCGATCGAGCGGGCGACCGCCGACTCGGGCGACGGCGACCCGATCGCGTCGTCCGATCGCGCCTACGAACGCAACGGCCGCCTGCTGATGGCGTTCGCCCGTCCGGTTCGCGTGGGCGACGGCGTGCTCGTCGTCGTCGCCGACGTCCGGCAGGGCTTCGAACAGCTCTACCGGTCGGAGACGATCACGACGACGCGGGTCCTGACCGCCGACGGCCGCGAGGTGGCCGCTCCGCGCCAGTCTCGGCCGGCGCCCCTCTCGGACACGTCGGCGTTCGGCGCCGCTCGCGACGGAGAGACGGCGATTCACGACCGCGACGCCGACGTGTTCGCGTTCGCTCCCGTCGACGGCACCGACTGGATCGTCGTCGCCGAGGCTCCCAAGGCGCAGCTCTACCAGGCCGGCGAGACCGTCGGTCGGAACGTCGCCTTCCTGATCGTCACCTCGCTCGCCGCCCTCGCCGTCGTCGGACTCGTGCTCGGCCGCGGGACCGTCCTCCCGCTGATCCGACTGCGCGAGCGGACCCGGGCGCTCGAGGCCGGCGAGTTCGACGTCGATCTTCGAACCGACCGCGAGGACGAGATCGGGCGGTTGTTCGCCTCCTTTGCGGCCATGCGAGACGCCCTCCGGACGCAGATCCGGGAGACCGAGGCGGCCCGCGAACGGGCCGAACGCTCGAGCCGGAAACTCGCGCGCCAGAACGAACGCCTTGACCAGTTCGCGAGTACGGTCAGCCACGACCTGCGCAACCCGCTGAACGTCGCGGACGGCTACCGGGACCTCCTCGAGTCGAAGCTCGCCGACGCCGAGTCCGAGGACGTCGATCTCGAGGAACTCCGGGAGTACGCGACGCGGATCGACGAGTCCCACGAGCGCATGGAGACGATCATCGCCGACGTGCTGGCGCTCGCTCGGGAGGAGAACACCATCGACGACACCGTCTCGGTCGACCTCGAGTCCGTCGCCGCCGACGCCTGGGCGAACGTCGACCACGAGGACGCGACGGTATCGGTGGTCGGCAGCCGGACGTTCGAGGCCGATCGGGAGCGGCTCCTGCGCGTGTTCGAGAACCTCTTCCGGAACAGTGTCGAACACGGCTCGACAAGCTCTCCTTCGCAAGCTCAGGAGAATAGCGTGGAACACGGGTCCACGGACAGTCGGCCGCAGGCCGACGACAGTGTCGAGCATGGCTCGACAAGCCTTCCTTCGCACGCTCAGGAGGACGCCGTGGAGCACGGCTCCACGAGTTCCCCCTCACAATCCGGACAGACCGACGTCCAGCAGGGCGACTCGAGCGTCAGCATCGAGGTCGGTCCCACGGAAACGGGCTTCTACGTCGCCGACGACGGCCCCGGCATCCCGACGGACGCCGTCGACGACGTCTTCGAGTACGGGGCGACGACGGCCGAGGACGGAACCGGGTTCGGGCTGGCGATCGTCGAGAGCATCGTCTCGGCGCACGACTGGACGATCGCCGTCGACGAGCGCTACGACGACGGGGCGAAGTTCGTCGTCTCGGACGTCGGCGGCGAGTGA
- a CDS encoding DUF1616 domain-containing protein produces MSDTTANRNRSARTEGWLPPDLAAVVVATLLVVVAAFAPVIRETPLRVPLGIAFVLFVPGYALIAALFPERNRVAVADADGDDAGDATGGGRTRILGAGTGLDGVDRLSLSVLASVVLVSAVGVAIHYTPWPIQAGPVVAVVAVATLLLAWIAARRRRALAPSVAFAVPVRRWRSTVRGAVRYPDSRADIMLTGLLVLAVGIALASVGFAAVGPGFGGADEAEGHSALFLEQDGDLLTNESAALEGDDATNVTVGVENEEGQTVDYTVVAVAQQLEGDGESVSVANETELDRRGVEVDDGETRRLEYELESGSVTDAADDDARIVWLLYSDEVPDDPSTETAEAYVTLSLSDGEDGSDG; encoded by the coding sequence ATGTCAGATACCACTGCGAACCGGAATCGGTCCGCGCGGACCGAGGGGTGGCTGCCGCCGGATCTCGCGGCGGTCGTCGTGGCGACGCTGCTCGTCGTCGTCGCCGCGTTCGCGCCGGTGATCCGCGAGACGCCGCTGCGCGTCCCCCTCGGCATCGCCTTCGTCCTCTTCGTCCCCGGCTACGCGCTCATCGCGGCGCTGTTTCCCGAACGGAACCGAGTCGCCGTCGCCGACGCGGACGGCGACGATGCGGGCGACGCGACCGGCGGCGGACGAACCCGCATTCTCGGCGCCGGCACCGGCCTCGACGGCGTCGATCGCCTCTCGCTGTCGGTCCTCGCCAGCGTGGTCCTCGTCTCGGCGGTCGGCGTCGCGATCCACTACACGCCCTGGCCCATCCAGGCCGGCCCGGTCGTCGCCGTCGTGGCAGTCGCCACGCTACTGTTGGCGTGGATCGCCGCCCGTCGTCGGCGAGCGCTCGCCCCGTCGGTCGCGTTCGCCGTTCCGGTCCGGCGCTGGCGGTCGACGGTTCGGGGTGCCGTCCGCTACCCCGACAGCCGCGCCGACATTATGCTGACCGGGCTACTGGTTCTCGCCGTCGGGATCGCGCTGGCGAGCGTCGGCTTCGCCGCCGTCGGCCCCGGATTCGGCGGCGCCGACGAGGCCGAGGGCCACTCGGCCCTGTTCCTCGAGCAGGACGGCGACCTCCTGACCAACGAATCGGCCGCCCTCGAGGGCGACGACGCGACGAACGTCACCGTCGGCGTCGAGAACGAGGAGGGGCAGACGGTCGACTACACCGTCGTCGCCGTCGCGCAGCAACTCGAGGGCGACGGCGAGAGCGTCTCCGTCGCGAACGAAACCGAACTCGACCGCCGCGGGGTCGAGGTCGACGACGGCGAAACCCGACGCCTCGAGTACGAACTCGAGTCCGGATCGGTCACCGACGCCGCGGACGACGACGCGCGGATCGTCTGGCTGCTCTACTCGGACGAAGTGCCCGACGATCCGTCGACGGAGACCGCCGAGGCGTACGTGACGCTGTCGCTGTCGGACGGGGAAGACGGGTCGGACGGCTGA
- a CDS encoding GNAT family N-acetyltransferase: MSLVSKAKHTTQDLTSKAKNAKLDLAAYKFAGEFPEESYASIDTERAVVDDRESVRRFFGDDPTWRDRYFEYLEDGHVGMVLHDDGEVMSYGWTLTPESVRAPRALPDTIVEEDCYWLFDAGTEPEYRGNGLFKEINRARTEWILERDPDATIYTDTGVDNVARYGIESSQFEPHGTISLVRFELPGTPLLKWSRWDRDAEHPPKPE, translated from the coding sequence ATGTCACTCGTCAGTAAGGCGAAGCACACCACGCAGGATCTCACCAGCAAAGCGAAGAACGCGAAGCTCGATCTGGCCGCCTACAAGTTCGCTGGCGAGTTCCCCGAAGAGTCGTACGCGTCGATCGACACTGAGCGAGCCGTCGTCGACGATAGAGAATCCGTGCGTCGGTTCTTCGGCGACGACCCCACGTGGCGGGATCGGTACTTCGAGTACCTCGAGGACGGCCACGTCGGGATGGTCCTCCACGACGACGGCGAGGTGATGAGCTACGGCTGGACCCTGACGCCGGAGTCGGTGCGGGCCCCCAGGGCGCTCCCGGACACGATCGTCGAGGAGGACTGCTACTGGCTGTTCGACGCCGGGACGGAACCGGAGTACCGCGGCAACGGGCTGTTCAAGGAGATCAACCGCGCGCGAACCGAGTGGATCCTCGAGCGGGATCCCGACGCGACGATCTACACCGATACCGGCGTCGACAACGTCGCCCGCTACGGCATCGAGTCCTCGCAGTTCGAACCGCACGGCACGATCTCGCTGGTCAGATTCGAGCTCCCGGGAACCCCGCTGTTGAAGTGGAGCCGGTGGGATCGGGACGCCGAGCATCCGCCGAAACCGGAGTGA
- a CDS encoding oligosaccharide flippase family protein — MANRLISNIVSDFGGRVVHVVSTGLLLLVLTRILGPESYGLLAFALSVFSFSRFVSESGLPWAAARFIAEDRDDATERAVAAVVESWILVAIASLAVAVALLVGADFLAALLNEAGLAGLLFVGSGYVLFYTLYRYNRAILQGYEAITTTAKLHAIKGGMTLTLVTGAVLLRPTPTAAVVGYVVAYALATLLGHWMVWRVSDLDRESVAGDGEVRMNILRYNVPLSVTRLSDEVDGHLDTILVGFLTNPTQVAFYTIGKQISQFTRVPAASIGFALSPSYGAESSKGETEAAASVYEESLRKTLTLYVPACIGILVVADPAIVLLFGDGYAGGILVVQILSLFVFFEALENISGPALDYLGRARSRAILKATTSIGNVALNVALIPLFGAAGAAVATVITYGTYAICTVGIVYTELPFDYRNVVHCFATSLGISIGMAAIVLAFLHVLSGYVGLVVAIGASAVVWLVACQAFDLIDVDQVAEQLTG; from the coding sequence ATGGCGAACAGACTGATATCGAACATCGTCTCCGATTTCGGTGGTCGCGTCGTTCACGTCGTATCGACCGGACTCCTGTTGCTCGTGCTCACGCGGATCCTCGGGCCGGAGTCGTACGGACTGCTCGCGTTCGCGCTCTCGGTCTTCTCCTTCTCTCGGTTCGTCAGCGAATCGGGACTGCCGTGGGCCGCGGCGCGGTTCATCGCGGAGGACAGGGACGACGCCACCGAGCGCGCCGTCGCCGCGGTCGTCGAATCGTGGATCCTCGTCGCGATCGCGTCGCTGGCCGTCGCCGTCGCCCTGCTCGTCGGCGCCGACTTCCTCGCGGCGCTGCTGAACGAGGCCGGCCTCGCCGGCCTGTTGTTCGTCGGCTCGGGCTACGTCCTCTTCTACACGCTCTACCGGTACAACCGGGCCATCCTGCAGGGGTACGAAGCGATCACCACCACGGCGAAGCTACACGCGATAAAGGGCGGCATGACCCTGACGCTCGTGACGGGCGCCGTCCTGCTCCGACCGACGCCGACGGCGGCCGTCGTGGGCTACGTGGTCGCCTACGCGCTCGCGACGCTGCTCGGCCACTGGATGGTCTGGCGCGTCAGCGACCTCGACCGGGAGAGCGTCGCCGGCGACGGCGAGGTCCGAATGAACATCCTCCGGTACAACGTGCCCCTGAGCGTCACGCGGCTCTCCGACGAGGTCGACGGCCACCTCGATACCATCCTCGTGGGCTTTCTCACGAACCCGACGCAGGTCGCGTTCTACACCATCGGCAAACAGATCAGCCAGTTCACGCGCGTCCCCGCGGCGTCGATCGGCTTCGCGCTCTCGCCCTCCTACGGGGCCGAGTCGTCGAAGGGGGAAACGGAGGCGGCCGCCTCGGTGTACGAGGAGAGCCTGCGGAAGACGCTGACGCTGTACGTGCCCGCCTGCATCGGCATCCTCGTCGTCGCCGACCCGGCCATCGTGTTGCTCTTCGGGGACGGCTACGCCGGCGGCATCCTCGTCGTCCAGATCCTCTCGCTGTTCGTCTTCTTCGAGGCCCTCGAGAACATCTCCGGGCCCGCGCTGGACTACCTCGGACGGGCCCGGTCGCGGGCGATCCTCAAGGCGACGACGTCGATCGGGAACGTCGCCCTGAACGTCGCCCTGATCCCGCTCTTCGGGGCCGCCGGGGCCGCGGTCGCGACCGTGATCACCTACGGCACGTACGCGATCTGTACGGTCGGGATCGTCTACACCGAACTCCCCTTCGACTACCGGAACGTGGTCCACTGCTTCGCGACGTCGCTGGGGATCAGCATCGGGATGGCCGCCATCGTGCTGGCGTTCCTACACGTCCTCTCGGGATACGTCGGCCTCGTCGTCGCGATCGGCGCCAGCGCCGTCGTCTGGCTGGTCGCCTGTCAGGCCTTCGACCTCATCGACGTCGATCAGGTCGCGGAGCAACTCACGGGCTGA
- a CDS encoding GNAT family N-acetyltransferase, producing the protein MSALEPTLYRSIEPINENQWNNVVTQSDRGTVYQRYEWVRAIEEAFDHEPRHVVVEKSGNPIALMPNFKTDLPVPDAVTETLPVAPPLEQLVSLPTGFGGPVVLTDEADALDLLFDGLEETSERTVVNHAIETYDLEYVRYGQYLQTRGYEPSFDSCLFLIDLEDGWDAILDGMDKGRRRDIRKGNEQEYRIEIDPLGTDLETTYDWYVKNLERVDGSPLPKAFFESLADRLEDRLRVFRAIVEGEEVGRYVYLLDDEGDVLHHWLSAIPDSDNYQYHPSELLHERGIKWGIEQGYERYNFGKTGSHFSNSVFRFKHKYGGTAVPVFKVEKGYSRVAWPLYQFGREKYVEKSL; encoded by the coding sequence GTGTCAGCACTCGAACCGACTCTGTACCGGAGCATCGAACCGATAAACGAGAACCAGTGGAACAACGTCGTCACCCAGTCCGACCGCGGGACCGTCTACCAGCGCTACGAGTGGGTCCGGGCGATCGAGGAGGCCTTCGACCACGAGCCCCGCCACGTCGTCGTCGAGAAGAGCGGCAATCCGATCGCCCTCATGCCTAACTTCAAGACCGACCTCCCCGTCCCCGACGCGGTCACGGAGACGCTCCCCGTCGCGCCGCCGCTCGAGCAGTTGGTCTCCCTGCCGACCGGATTCGGCGGCCCGGTCGTCCTCACCGACGAGGCCGACGCGCTCGACCTGCTCTTTGACGGTCTCGAGGAGACCAGCGAGCGGACCGTCGTCAACCACGCCATCGAGACCTACGACCTCGAGTACGTGCGGTACGGCCAGTACCTCCAGACCCGGGGGTACGAGCCGTCGTTCGACTCGTGTCTGTTCCTGATCGACCTCGAGGACGGCTGGGACGCCATCCTCGACGGGATGGACAAGGGCCGACGCCGCGACATCCGAAAGGGTAACGAACAGGAGTATCGGATCGAGATCGACCCGCTCGGGACGGACCTCGAGACGACCTACGACTGGTACGTCAAGAACCTGGAACGCGTCGACGGCTCGCCGCTTCCGAAGGCGTTCTTCGAGTCGCTGGCCGACCGGCTCGAGGACCGCCTGCGGGTCTTCAGGGCAATCGTCGAGGGCGAGGAGGTCGGTCGATACGTCTACCTCCTCGACGACGAGGGCGACGTCCTCCACCACTGGCTGTCGGCGATCCCGGATTCGGACAACTACCAGTACCACCCCTCCGAACTCCTCCACGAACGCGGGATCAAGTGGGGGATCGAGCAGGGCTACGAGCGGTACAACTTCGGGAAAACCGGTTCGCACTTCTCGAACTCGGTCTTCCGGTTCAAACACAAGTACGGGGGGACGGCCGTCCCCGTCTTCAAGGTCGAGAAGGGGTACTCGCGCGTCGCGTGGCCCCTCTACCAGTTCGGGCGCGAGAAGTACGTCGAAAAGTCGCTCTAA
- a CDS encoding GNAT family N-acetyltransferase has translation MSIRVSVADPSEQETWNRYVDRSPQGTVFHRYEALECLRDHTGATLYPLMGHKGEHPVGIFPVFELNSGPFSLVFSPPYELGIPNLGPALLHMGQLKQRKREKRHRRFIESCLEWIDEEVDPQYTYVETDWNYDDTRPFDWNEFDVSPAYTYVIPLEDSPSEEELIKRFSQSPRRRIRDAQDREDEYTIETGDRADLAWTVEQVRKRYEEQDRKPHLPVDFVTGLYDRLPDGAVRVDVLRLDGERVSGNIVLDNGDRIRGWQGSTRPDTDFPANELLEYHGMCDALERGADSYEIVGANTPRLTTWKAKFSPETRTYYSAKRSTMSMEMAESLYVNLRDSSELLSRLSPATN, from the coding sequence ATGAGTATTCGTGTTTCAGTAGCCGATCCGTCAGAACAGGAGACGTGGAACAGGTACGTCGATCGCTCCCCTCAGGGGACGGTCTTCCACCGGTACGAGGCCCTCGAGTGCCTGCGGGATCACACGGGTGCGACGCTGTATCCGCTGATGGGACACAAGGGGGAGCATCCGGTCGGAATCTTCCCCGTCTTCGAACTGAACAGCGGCCCGTTCTCGCTGGTCTTCTCGCCGCCGTACGAACTCGGGATACCGAACCTCGGCCCCGCACTACTGCATATGGGCCAGCTGAAACAGCGAAAACGGGAGAAACGACACCGCCGGTTCATCGAGAGTTGTCTCGAGTGGATCGACGAGGAGGTCGATCCGCAATACACCTACGTCGAGACCGACTGGAACTACGACGACACCCGCCCGTTCGACTGGAACGAGTTCGACGTCTCGCCGGCGTACACGTACGTCATCCCGCTCGAGGACTCGCCCAGCGAGGAGGAGTTGATCAAGCGGTTCAGTCAGAGTCCGCGCAGGCGGATCCGGGACGCGCAGGACCGGGAAGACGAGTACACGATCGAGACCGGCGACCGAGCCGATCTCGCGTGGACCGTCGAGCAGGTTCGGAAACGGTACGAAGAGCAGGATCGGAAGCCGCATCTCCCCGTCGACTTCGTGACCGGACTGTACGACCGACTCCCCGACGGAGCCGTTCGCGTGGACGTGCTCCGGCTCGACGGCGAACGGGTGTCGGGCAACATCGTCCTCGATAACGGCGATCGAATCCGCGGCTGGCAGGGCAGCACGCGTCCCGATACCGATTTCCCGGCCAACGAGCTGCTCGAGTACCACGGCATGTGCGACGCCCTCGAACGCGGGGCCGACAGCTACGAGATCGTCGGGGCGAACACGCCTCGACTGACCACGTGGAAGGCGAAGTTCAGCCCGGAGACGCGGACCTACTACTCGGCGAAACGGTCGACGATGAGCATGGAGATGGCCGAGAGCCTCTACGTCAACCTCCGGGACAGCAGCGAGTTGCTCTCGCGACTGTCTCCGGCGACGAACTAG
- a CDS encoding polysaccharide deacetylase family protein yields the protein MADRSFDDDYEFALCLTHDVDRPYKTFQAPYYAAAERDPSHLRSLVTDERPYWQFEELMALEDDLDVRSAWYFLNEKRLWEKSPREWLEPRNWMLYTGRYDIADPEIVDVVRALDDGGWEVGLHGSYDSYDDRERLGYEKRVLEDVLGDSVRGGRQHYLNTKLPDTWEHHREIGLRYDASYGSSDSYGFDGQYDVLRPFDDEFVVFPLTVMETTLFSQTSSVDAAWRECRRLLEEAADNGAIMTALWHPRYLNEEEFPGYRTIYRRMIEEAKALGGWVGPPAECYDRLTAVTP from the coding sequence ATGGCGGACCGTTCGTTCGACGACGACTACGAGTTCGCCCTCTGTCTCACCCACGACGTCGACCGGCCCTACAAGACGTTCCAGGCGCCCTACTACGCCGCCGCGGAGCGCGACCCCTCCCACCTCCGGTCGCTGGTCACCGACGAGCGTCCCTACTGGCAGTTCGAGGAGCTGATGGCCCTCGAGGACGACCTCGACGTCCGGTCGGCCTGGTACTTCCTGAACGAGAAACGCCTCTGGGAGAAATCTCCCCGCGAGTGGCTCGAGCCCCGCAACTGGATGCTCTACACGGGCCGGTACGACATCGCGGACCCGGAGATCGTCGACGTCGTTCGGGCGCTCGACGACGGCGGCTGGGAGGTCGGCCTGCACGGCTCCTACGACTCCTACGACGACCGCGAGCGGTTGGGTTACGAGAAACGCGTCCTCGAGGACGTCCTCGGCGACTCCGTTCGCGGCGGCCGCCAGCACTACCTCAACACGAAACTCCCCGACACGTGGGAACACCACCGGGAGATCGGCCTCCGGTACGACGCCAGCTACGGCTCGAGCGACAGCTACGGCTTCGACGGTCAGTACGACGTCCTCCGCCCGTTCGACGACGAGTTCGTCGTCTTCCCGCTGACGGTGATGGAGACGACGCTGTTCTCCCAGACCTCCTCGGTCGACGCCGCGTGGCGCGAGTGCCGGCGCCTGCTCGAGGAGGCGGCCGACAACGGCGCGATCATGACCGCGCTCTGGCATCCGCGGTACCTAAACGAGGAGGAGTTTCCGGGGTATCGGACGATCTACCGCCGAATGATCGAGGAGGCGAAGGCGCTGGGCGGATGGGTCGGTCCGCCGGCCGAGTGTTACGACCGGCTCACGGCTGTGACGCCGTAG
- a CDS encoding DUF354 domain-containing protein: MATAPAGRVVVTVQHPAHVHFFRNAIGELEDRGYDVRVFAREKDVTEALLEAYGIEYERLAGSAASPLELAKVQATYEYRLLKRVRRLDPDVMLAIGEPGVAHASAVVDGHSVLFTDTEHATLSNALALPFADLVCTPRAFWDDHGSSHYTYPGYHELAYLHPDRFSPDPSVLADLEPQVEAGLPAATDGGAASGAATGAESVGSGGSTGGVGDESLVVLRLISWTAAHDIGREGMAGVERLVADLEREGATVLVSAEGDLPPALADRRIDLPPDRIHDLLAHADLFLGESATMAIESAVLGTPSLYVSDLDAGVLEELETRYGLVRRLERDAEPSRVAATARELLAIDDSTWRERRRTLLDETIDTTNFVVNTVERVSDA, translated from the coding sequence ATGGCGACCGCACCTGCGGGCCGCGTCGTCGTCACCGTCCAGCATCCGGCTCACGTTCACTTCTTCAGGAACGCGATCGGCGAACTGGAGGATCGGGGCTACGACGTCCGCGTCTTCGCGCGCGAGAAAGACGTCACCGAGGCCCTCCTCGAGGCCTACGGCATCGAGTACGAGCGCCTCGCGGGGAGCGCGGCGTCGCCCCTCGAGCTCGCGAAAGTGCAGGCGACCTACGAGTACCGCCTGCTCAAACGCGTTCGGCGGTTGGATCCGGACGTCATGCTCGCGATCGGCGAGCCGGGGGTCGCACACGCGTCCGCGGTCGTCGACGGCCACAGCGTGCTGTTTACCGACACCGAGCACGCGACCCTGTCGAACGCGCTCGCGTTGCCGTTCGCCGACCTCGTCTGTACGCCCCGCGCGTTCTGGGACGACCACGGCTCTTCCCACTACACCTATCCGGGCTACCACGAACTGGCGTACCTCCATCCGGATCGGTTCAGCCCCGATCCGTCGGTCCTCGCGGACCTCGAGCCGCAGGTCGAGGCGGGGCTTCCCGCGGCGACCGACGGCGGGGCCGCGTCCGGGGCAGCCACCGGAGCTGAATCCGTTGGGTCCGGCGGCTCGACCGGCGGCGTCGGCGACGAGTCGCTGGTCGTCTTGCGGCTGATCTCGTGGACCGCTGCCCACGACATCGGCCGGGAGGGGATGGCCGGCGTCGAACGCCTCGTGGCCGACCTCGAGCGCGAGGGGGCGACCGTTCTCGTCTCGGCGGAGGGCGACCTCCCGCCGGCGCTTGCCGACCGGCGGATCGACCTACCGCCCGATCGGATCCACGACCTGCTGGCCCACGCCGACCTGTTCCTCGGCGAGAGCGCGACGATGGCCATCGAGAGCGCCGTCCTCGGCACGCCGTCGCTGTACGTCTCCGATCTGGACGCCGGCGTCCTCGAGGAACTCGAGACGCGCTACGGGCTGGTCCGCCGGCTCGAGCGGGACGCCGAGCCGAGCCGAGTCGCCGCCACCGCTCGGGAACTGCTGGCGATCGACGACTCGACGTGGCGGGAACGCCGACGGACGTTGCTCGACGAGACGATCGACACGACGAACTTCGTCGTGAACACGGTCGAACGGGTGAGCGACGCGTGA
- a CDS encoding glycosyltransferase family 2 protein, giving the protein MYRQHTIGVVVPAYNEEGFVGDVLRTMPEYVDRIYAVDDCSTDGTWDEIRRTAEEINGAEKSVAAVRADEQPAAATDGGPAFDRRVVPIQHETNRGVGGAIKTGYLEALEDKLDITAVMGGDGQMDPDILPRFLDPIVEGEADYTKGNRLVDKEYRDGMSRWRFFGNSVLTFLTKIASGYWKMMDPQNGYTAISRRALENVGIEEMYEYYGYCNDLLVKLNAHGMRIADVPMPAVYGDEESSIDYPSYIWNVSGMLLRNFCWRLKARYLVLDFHPLALFYLLGTAICGVGVAGIVWSLYAWLTLAAPLFVRGSVSALLLVTGCLFVLFAMLFDMQANESMEV; this is encoded by the coding sequence ATGTACAGACAGCACACGATCGGCGTCGTCGTTCCGGCGTACAACGAGGAAGGGTTCGTCGGCGACGTGCTCAGGACGATGCCGGAGTACGTCGATCGGATCTACGCCGTCGACGACTGCTCGACCGACGGCACCTGGGACGAGATCCGCCGGACGGCCGAGGAGATAAACGGCGCCGAGAAGTCCGTCGCGGCCGTTCGGGCCGACGAACAGCCGGCGGCCGCCACCGACGGCGGTCCGGCGTTCGACCGGCGCGTCGTCCCGATTCAACACGAGACGAATCGGGGCGTCGGCGGCGCGATCAAGACCGGCTACCTCGAGGCCCTCGAGGACAAGCTCGACATCACGGCCGTGATGGGCGGCGACGGACAGATGGACCCCGATATCCTGCCGCGCTTTCTCGACCCGATCGTCGAGGGCGAGGCGGACTACACGAAGGGGAACCGCCTGGTCGACAAGGAGTACCGCGACGGCATGTCGCGGTGGCGGTTCTTCGGCAACTCGGTCCTGACCTTCCTGACGAAGATCGCCTCCGGCTACTGGAAGATGATGGACCCGCAGAACGGGTACACCGCCATCTCCCGGCGAGCCCTCGAGAACGTCGGCATCGAGGAGATGTACGAGTACTACGGTTACTGCAACGACTTGCTGGTGAAGCTCAACGCCCACGGCATGCGGATCGCCGACGTCCCGATGCCGGCCGTCTACGGCGACGAGGAGTCGAGCATCGATTACCCCTCCTACATCTGGAACGTGTCGGGAATGCTCCTCCGGAACTTCTGCTGGCGGCTGAAGGCCCGCTACCTCGTCCTCGATTTCCACCCGCTGGCGCTGTTTTACCTCCTCGGGACGGCGATCTGCGGCGTCGGCGTCGCCGGAATCGTCTGGTCGCTGTACGCCTGGCTGACGCTCGCCGCCCCGCTGTTCGTCCGCGGATCGGTGAGCGCGCTCCTGCTCGTCACCGGCTGCCTGTTCGTCCTCTTCGCGATGCTGTTCGACATGCAGGCCAACGAGTCCATGGAGGTGTGA